In the Phaseolus vulgaris cultivar G19833 chromosome 7, P. vulgaris v2.0, whole genome shotgun sequence genome, one interval contains:
- the LOC137828464 gene encoding uncharacterized protein isoform X3: MLPSLTALYLTFWENFTCLDVTQCVLNRSIIQVALRHIEFNLSGCLPQMLTLGVKASVWCGKHLKMSLLSIEESQEDEHNSAFYQLLVEILRFSASTFSTLLKFTDFGDKELMDTVEIFILEVLDLTKDSISHAKNIQSFGSEVLKVAHTVLDAVVKFCKARSELVNWEESDENGLGLNKPITVDHVISITKCAIEKLSQIGVFAANDGGNSVNILNVSWKGVVSLLQIGVGHFTEVNVANIVLTLLGLITEPLKCAAQAWSSSLNESITVIEVKRIIVPVKFYLINTLKICSMYPHQAYTVYREITLCVLKITCFWLFVSNENLLKCASVIITELLEETTLGLLLSLLNSYKLKLEEKLEVLEWLFMNKGDSHSVLDCPTLSDCNLEWVNDIFCNSCESMSRAKILILGRVVLFINILRYSPGLDGDVQIAITRKLNWFLDILVEEDVYSHILVLQFPLFYGSGKTAELVSQPIFTSILLAFKTFMIVIFSSTAWEELESFLLENFFHPHFLCSEIVMECWGFMLRHAETQMANNILGKLSSLLKLLASPDSVFLPHSSFRKLARSICMLLTYGAQSIVNEVYISLVGNGKSQLSPIICLALFMEGFPLDLLADELRNSSIQRIKSDYLDFIDNFDEASMVAYSSGLFGVPVFILSASLPSLQNRVSDIDARALKFLVAISSYYKSTVDEVIKNRYLQLFRETLGIISYLERLYTSNDIEQAIMEIQNIFLSEPGAHLNKCKPQLAQFLAGLVHMEISESDDDAKSCAVWELYHLLLKEQHWALIHLAITAFGYFASKTTCNKLWRFVPQDAALSYDIASGLESNQETFMVEFGKFLKKEKALLTVAPNLEQLELLGREGLVLKQTVQKVSAISEEKERCDNMEVDCKNQSNKKRKVPDGINRGVELLKSGLKIIGDGLSQWQLNHFDTAEQHIKYLTQFSQLENVITHFEELTGSGEVCSSSMQNDS, translated from the exons CTTGACTTTTTGGGAGAATTTCACATGTCTGGATGTGACCCAGTGCGTGCTAAATAGAAGTATCATACAAGTGGCTTTGCGCCATATAGAATTTAACCTATCCGGTTGCCTACCACAAATGCTCACTCTTGGAGTCAAG GCCAGTGTCTGGTGTGGCAAGCATCTAAAGATGAGCCTCCTTTCAATAGAAGAATCTCAGGAAGATGAACATAACTCTGCATTCTACCAG CTTCTTGTGGAGATCCTAAGGTTTTCTGCATCAACATTTTCAACTTTGTTGAAATTCACTGATTTTGGTGACAAGGAATTGATGGACACTGTAGAAATCTTCATTTTAGAAGTATTAGATCTGACGAAAGATTCTATATCTCATGCTAAG AACATTCAATCATTTGGGTCAGAAGTATTGAAGGTTGCACACACAGTCCTTGATGCTGTGGTAAAGTTTTGCAAGGCACGTTCTGAATTAGTAAACTGGGAGGAAAGTGATGAAAATGGGTTGGGGCTTAACAAACCTATCACTGTTGATCATGTTATCAGCATAACAAAATGTGCAATAGAAAAGCTGTCTCAGATTGGTGTTTTTGCTGCAAATGATGGTGGCAATTCTGTCAATATTCTTAATGTCTCCTGGAAAGGTGTTGTTTCTTTGCTTCAAATTGGTGTTGGGCATTTTACGGAAGTTAACGTAGCAAATATTGTGTTAACTTTGCTTGGGTTGATAACGGAGCCTCTGAAATGTGCTGCCCAGGCTTGGTCTTCATCACTGAATGAATCCATTACTGTAATTGAAGTTAAAAGAATCATTGTGCCAGTGAAATTTTATCTAATAAATACTCTTAAAATATGTTCTATGTATCCTCATCAGGCGTATACCGTTTACAGGGAAATTACACTGTGTGTTCTCAAGATCACATGTTTTTGGCTTTTTGTAAGTAATGAAAATCTTCTGAAATGTGCATCTGTGATAATAACCGAACTACTGGAAGAAACAACCCTGGGTCTGCTATTGTCTTTGCTAAATTCTTATAAACTGAAATTGGAAGAGAAGCTTGAGGTGCTAGAATGGTTGTTCATGAATAAAGGGGATTCTCACTCTGTCCTTGATTGTCCAACCTTAAGTGATTGTAACCTTGAATGGGTTAATGATATCTTTTGCAATAGCTGTGAAAGTATGAGCAGAGCAAAAATACTAATACTTGGTCGGGTCGTATTGTTTATTAACATTCTCAGATATTCTCCTGGGCTTGATGGTGATGTGCAAATAGCAATAACTCGAAAGCTCAATTGGTTTTTGGATATTTTAGTGGAGGAAGATGTCTATTCTCACATACTTGTTTTGCAATTTCCTTTATTTTATGGCTCTGGGAAAACAGCAGAACTGGTGTCACAGCCTATTTTTACTTCCATCTTGCTAGCATTCAAAACCTTCATGATTGTGATCTTTTCAAGTACAGCTTGGGAGGAGTTGGAGTCTTTCTTACTAGAGAACTTCTTTCATCCTCACTTTCTATGCTCGGAGATTGTGATGGAATGTTGGGGCTTTATGCTGCGACATGCTGAAACACAAATGGCAAACAACATCCTTGGCAAACTAAGCTCATTACTTAAGCTGTTGGCATCCCCAGATTCAGTTTTCTTGCCTCATTCTTCCTTCAGAAAGTTGGCAAGATCCATATGCATGCTTTTAACCTACGGTGCACAATCAATAGTTAACGAAGTGTACATATCTCTTGTCGGTAATGGGAAGTCACAGTTGTCACCAATTATTTGTTTGGCTCTGTTCATGGAAGGTTTTCCACTTGATTTACTGGCAGATGAGTTGAGAAACTCTTCCATTCAAAGAATTAAGTCTGATTATTTAGACTTCATAGACAACTTTGATGAAGCATCAATGGTAGCATACTCCTCTGGTTTGTTTGGTGTTCCAGTTTTTATTCTTTCTGCTTCTTTGCCATCACT CCAAAACAGAGTATCGGATATTGATGCAAGGGCCTTGAAATTTTTGGTTGCAATTTCTTCTTATTACAAAAGCACTGTAGACGAAGTAATTAAGAACCGTTATCTCCAGCTTTTCCGTGAAACTCTAGGGATAATCTCATATTTGGAACGACTGTATACCTCAAATGATATTGAACAAGCCATCATGGAGATTCAAAATATCTTTTTGTCTGAGCCTGGAGCCCATTTGAACAAATGCAAACCACAGTTGGCTCAATTCCTTGCAGGACTTGTACACATGGAAATTTCAGAAAGTGATGATGATGCAAAGAGCTGCGCTGTGTGGGAATTATATCATTTGCTCTTGAAAGAGCAGCACTGGGCACTTATTCACTTGGCAATTACCGCATTTGGATATTTTGCTTCTAAGACTACGTGCAATAAGCTATGGAGATTTGTTCCACAGGATGCAGCACTTTCATATGATATAGCTTCAGGACTAGAATCAAATCAGGAAACATTTATGGTTGAGTTTGGAAAATTTCTTAAAAAGGAAAAAGCTCTTCTTACAGTTGCACCAAACCTTGAACAGCTTGAGCTGCTAGGTAGAGAAGGTCTTGTGTTGAAACAGACGGTCCAAAAGGTTTCAGCCATTTctgaagagaaagagagatgtGATAACATGGAAGTTGATTGCAAGAaccaatcaaataaaaaaaggaaagttCCTGATGGAATTAACAGAGGAGTGGAATTGCTGAAAAGCGGTTTAAAGATTATTGGCGATGGTCTTTCCCAGTGGCAGCTTaatcattttgatactgctgaacaacatataaaatatttgacTCAGTTTTCACAACTTGAAAACGTAATTACTCACTTCGAGGAATTGACAGGGAGCGGCGAGGTATGTTCATCTTCTATGCAGAATGATTCTTGA
- the LOC137828464 gene encoding uncharacterized protein isoform X1, translating into MAEDIQRILAAIKSSEIVEDRVQLFNDLGRIELKNVSDSDYASVVNCIVTFWENFTCLDVTQCVLNRSIIQVALRHIEFNLSGCLPQMLTLGVKASVWCGKHLKMSLLSIEESQEDEHNSAFYQLLVEILRFSASTFSTLLKFTDFGDKELMDTVEIFILEVLDLTKDSISHAKNIQSFGSEVLKVAHTVLDAVVKFCKARSELVNWEESDENGLGLNKPITVDHVISITKCAIEKLSQIGVFAANDGGNSVNILNVSWKGVVSLLQIGVGHFTEVNVANIVLTLLGLITEPLKCAAQAWSSSLNESITVIEVKRIIVPVKFYLINTLKICSMYPHQAYTVYREITLCVLKITCFWLFVSNENLLKCASVIITELLEETTLGLLLSLLNSYKLKLEEKLEVLEWLFMNKGDSHSVLDCPTLSDCNLEWVNDIFCNSCESMSRAKILILGRVVLFINILRYSPGLDGDVQIAITRKLNWFLDILVEEDVYSHILVLQFPLFYGSGKTAELVSQPIFTSILLAFKTFMIVIFSSTAWEELESFLLENFFHPHFLCSEIVMECWGFMLRHAETQMANNILGKLSSLLKLLASPDSVFLPHSSFRKLARSICMLLTYGAQSIVNEVYISLVGNGKSQLSPIICLALFMEGFPLDLLADELRNSSIQRIKSDYLDFIDNFDEASMVAYSSGLFGVPVFILSASLPSLQNRVSDIDARALKFLVAISSYYKSTVDEVIKNRYLQLFRETLGIISYLERLYTSNDIEQAIMEIQNIFLSEPGAHLNKCKPQLAQFLAGLVHMEISESDDDAKSCAVWELYHLLLKEQHWALIHLAITAFGYFASKTTCNKLWRFVPQDAALSYDIASGLESNQETFMVEFGKFLKKEKALLTVAPNLEQLELLGREGLVLKQTVQKVSAISEEKERCDNMEVDCKNQSNKKRKVPDGINRGVELLKSGLKIIGDGLSQWQLNHFDTAEQHIKYLTQFSQLENVITHFEELTGSGEVCSSSMQNDS; encoded by the exons ACTTTTTGGGAGAATTTCACATGTCTGGATGTGACCCAGTGCGTGCTAAATAGAAGTATCATACAAGTGGCTTTGCGCCATATAGAATTTAACCTATCCGGTTGCCTACCACAAATGCTCACTCTTGGAGTCAAG GCCAGTGTCTGGTGTGGCAAGCATCTAAAGATGAGCCTCCTTTCAATAGAAGAATCTCAGGAAGATGAACATAACTCTGCATTCTACCAG CTTCTTGTGGAGATCCTAAGGTTTTCTGCATCAACATTTTCAACTTTGTTGAAATTCACTGATTTTGGTGACAAGGAATTGATGGACACTGTAGAAATCTTCATTTTAGAAGTATTAGATCTGACGAAAGATTCTATATCTCATGCTAAG AACATTCAATCATTTGGGTCAGAAGTATTGAAGGTTGCACACACAGTCCTTGATGCTGTGGTAAAGTTTTGCAAGGCACGTTCTGAATTAGTAAACTGGGAGGAAAGTGATGAAAATGGGTTGGGGCTTAACAAACCTATCACTGTTGATCATGTTATCAGCATAACAAAATGTGCAATAGAAAAGCTGTCTCAGATTGGTGTTTTTGCTGCAAATGATGGTGGCAATTCTGTCAATATTCTTAATGTCTCCTGGAAAGGTGTTGTTTCTTTGCTTCAAATTGGTGTTGGGCATTTTACGGAAGTTAACGTAGCAAATATTGTGTTAACTTTGCTTGGGTTGATAACGGAGCCTCTGAAATGTGCTGCCCAGGCTTGGTCTTCATCACTGAATGAATCCATTACTGTAATTGAAGTTAAAAGAATCATTGTGCCAGTGAAATTTTATCTAATAAATACTCTTAAAATATGTTCTATGTATCCTCATCAGGCGTATACCGTTTACAGGGAAATTACACTGTGTGTTCTCAAGATCACATGTTTTTGGCTTTTTGTAAGTAATGAAAATCTTCTGAAATGTGCATCTGTGATAATAACCGAACTACTGGAAGAAACAACCCTGGGTCTGCTATTGTCTTTGCTAAATTCTTATAAACTGAAATTGGAAGAGAAGCTTGAGGTGCTAGAATGGTTGTTCATGAATAAAGGGGATTCTCACTCTGTCCTTGATTGTCCAACCTTAAGTGATTGTAACCTTGAATGGGTTAATGATATCTTTTGCAATAGCTGTGAAAGTATGAGCAGAGCAAAAATACTAATACTTGGTCGGGTCGTATTGTTTATTAACATTCTCAGATATTCTCCTGGGCTTGATGGTGATGTGCAAATAGCAATAACTCGAAAGCTCAATTGGTTTTTGGATATTTTAGTGGAGGAAGATGTCTATTCTCACATACTTGTTTTGCAATTTCCTTTATTTTATGGCTCTGGGAAAACAGCAGAACTGGTGTCACAGCCTATTTTTACTTCCATCTTGCTAGCATTCAAAACCTTCATGATTGTGATCTTTTCAAGTACAGCTTGGGAGGAGTTGGAGTCTTTCTTACTAGAGAACTTCTTTCATCCTCACTTTCTATGCTCGGAGATTGTGATGGAATGTTGGGGCTTTATGCTGCGACATGCTGAAACACAAATGGCAAACAACATCCTTGGCAAACTAAGCTCATTACTTAAGCTGTTGGCATCCCCAGATTCAGTTTTCTTGCCTCATTCTTCCTTCAGAAAGTTGGCAAGATCCATATGCATGCTTTTAACCTACGGTGCACAATCAATAGTTAACGAAGTGTACATATCTCTTGTCGGTAATGGGAAGTCACAGTTGTCACCAATTATTTGTTTGGCTCTGTTCATGGAAGGTTTTCCACTTGATTTACTGGCAGATGAGTTGAGAAACTCTTCCATTCAAAGAATTAAGTCTGATTATTTAGACTTCATAGACAACTTTGATGAAGCATCAATGGTAGCATACTCCTCTGGTTTGTTTGGTGTTCCAGTTTTTATTCTTTCTGCTTCTTTGCCATCACT CCAAAACAGAGTATCGGATATTGATGCAAGGGCCTTGAAATTTTTGGTTGCAATTTCTTCTTATTACAAAAGCACTGTAGACGAAGTAATTAAGAACCGTTATCTCCAGCTTTTCCGTGAAACTCTAGGGATAATCTCATATTTGGAACGACTGTATACCTCAAATGATATTGAACAAGCCATCATGGAGATTCAAAATATCTTTTTGTCTGAGCCTGGAGCCCATTTGAACAAATGCAAACCACAGTTGGCTCAATTCCTTGCAGGACTTGTACACATGGAAATTTCAGAAAGTGATGATGATGCAAAGAGCTGCGCTGTGTGGGAATTATATCATTTGCTCTTGAAAGAGCAGCACTGGGCACTTATTCACTTGGCAATTACCGCATTTGGATATTTTGCTTCTAAGACTACGTGCAATAAGCTATGGAGATTTGTTCCACAGGATGCAGCACTTTCATATGATATAGCTTCAGGACTAGAATCAAATCAGGAAACATTTATGGTTGAGTTTGGAAAATTTCTTAAAAAGGAAAAAGCTCTTCTTACAGTTGCACCAAACCTTGAACAGCTTGAGCTGCTAGGTAGAGAAGGTCTTGTGTTGAAACAGACGGTCCAAAAGGTTTCAGCCATTTctgaagagaaagagagatgtGATAACATGGAAGTTGATTGCAAGAaccaatcaaataaaaaaaggaaagttCCTGATGGAATTAACAGAGGAGTGGAATTGCTGAAAAGCGGTTTAAAGATTATTGGCGATGGTCTTTCCCAGTGGCAGCTTaatcattttgatactgctgaacaacatataaaatatttgacTCAGTTTTCACAACTTGAAAACGTAATTACTCACTTCGAGGAATTGACAGGGAGCGGCGAGGTATGTTCATCTTCTATGCAGAATGATTCTTGA
- the LOC137828464 gene encoding uncharacterized protein isoform X2, translating to MAEDIQRILAAIKSSEIVEDRVQLFNDLGRIELKNVSDSDYASVVNCIVNFTCLDVTQCVLNRSIIQVALRHIEFNLSGCLPQMLTLGVKASVWCGKHLKMSLLSIEESQEDEHNSAFYQLLVEILRFSASTFSTLLKFTDFGDKELMDTVEIFILEVLDLTKDSISHAKNIQSFGSEVLKVAHTVLDAVVKFCKARSELVNWEESDENGLGLNKPITVDHVISITKCAIEKLSQIGVFAANDGGNSVNILNVSWKGVVSLLQIGVGHFTEVNVANIVLTLLGLITEPLKCAAQAWSSSLNESITVIEVKRIIVPVKFYLINTLKICSMYPHQAYTVYREITLCVLKITCFWLFVSNENLLKCASVIITELLEETTLGLLLSLLNSYKLKLEEKLEVLEWLFMNKGDSHSVLDCPTLSDCNLEWVNDIFCNSCESMSRAKILILGRVVLFINILRYSPGLDGDVQIAITRKLNWFLDILVEEDVYSHILVLQFPLFYGSGKTAELVSQPIFTSILLAFKTFMIVIFSSTAWEELESFLLENFFHPHFLCSEIVMECWGFMLRHAETQMANNILGKLSSLLKLLASPDSVFLPHSSFRKLARSICMLLTYGAQSIVNEVYISLVGNGKSQLSPIICLALFMEGFPLDLLADELRNSSIQRIKSDYLDFIDNFDEASMVAYSSGLFGVPVFILSASLPSLQNRVSDIDARALKFLVAISSYYKSTVDEVIKNRYLQLFRETLGIISYLERLYTSNDIEQAIMEIQNIFLSEPGAHLNKCKPQLAQFLAGLVHMEISESDDDAKSCAVWELYHLLLKEQHWALIHLAITAFGYFASKTTCNKLWRFVPQDAALSYDIASGLESNQETFMVEFGKFLKKEKALLTVAPNLEQLELLGREGLVLKQTVQKVSAISEEKERCDNMEVDCKNQSNKKRKVPDGINRGVELLKSGLKIIGDGLSQWQLNHFDTAEQHIKYLTQFSQLENVITHFEELTGSGEVCSSSMQNDS from the exons AATTTCACATGTCTGGATGTGACCCAGTGCGTGCTAAATAGAAGTATCATACAAGTGGCTTTGCGCCATATAGAATTTAACCTATCCGGTTGCCTACCACAAATGCTCACTCTTGGAGTCAAG GCCAGTGTCTGGTGTGGCAAGCATCTAAAGATGAGCCTCCTTTCAATAGAAGAATCTCAGGAAGATGAACATAACTCTGCATTCTACCAG CTTCTTGTGGAGATCCTAAGGTTTTCTGCATCAACATTTTCAACTTTGTTGAAATTCACTGATTTTGGTGACAAGGAATTGATGGACACTGTAGAAATCTTCATTTTAGAAGTATTAGATCTGACGAAAGATTCTATATCTCATGCTAAG AACATTCAATCATTTGGGTCAGAAGTATTGAAGGTTGCACACACAGTCCTTGATGCTGTGGTAAAGTTTTGCAAGGCACGTTCTGAATTAGTAAACTGGGAGGAAAGTGATGAAAATGGGTTGGGGCTTAACAAACCTATCACTGTTGATCATGTTATCAGCATAACAAAATGTGCAATAGAAAAGCTGTCTCAGATTGGTGTTTTTGCTGCAAATGATGGTGGCAATTCTGTCAATATTCTTAATGTCTCCTGGAAAGGTGTTGTTTCTTTGCTTCAAATTGGTGTTGGGCATTTTACGGAAGTTAACGTAGCAAATATTGTGTTAACTTTGCTTGGGTTGATAACGGAGCCTCTGAAATGTGCTGCCCAGGCTTGGTCTTCATCACTGAATGAATCCATTACTGTAATTGAAGTTAAAAGAATCATTGTGCCAGTGAAATTTTATCTAATAAATACTCTTAAAATATGTTCTATGTATCCTCATCAGGCGTATACCGTTTACAGGGAAATTACACTGTGTGTTCTCAAGATCACATGTTTTTGGCTTTTTGTAAGTAATGAAAATCTTCTGAAATGTGCATCTGTGATAATAACCGAACTACTGGAAGAAACAACCCTGGGTCTGCTATTGTCTTTGCTAAATTCTTATAAACTGAAATTGGAAGAGAAGCTTGAGGTGCTAGAATGGTTGTTCATGAATAAAGGGGATTCTCACTCTGTCCTTGATTGTCCAACCTTAAGTGATTGTAACCTTGAATGGGTTAATGATATCTTTTGCAATAGCTGTGAAAGTATGAGCAGAGCAAAAATACTAATACTTGGTCGGGTCGTATTGTTTATTAACATTCTCAGATATTCTCCTGGGCTTGATGGTGATGTGCAAATAGCAATAACTCGAAAGCTCAATTGGTTTTTGGATATTTTAGTGGAGGAAGATGTCTATTCTCACATACTTGTTTTGCAATTTCCTTTATTTTATGGCTCTGGGAAAACAGCAGAACTGGTGTCACAGCCTATTTTTACTTCCATCTTGCTAGCATTCAAAACCTTCATGATTGTGATCTTTTCAAGTACAGCTTGGGAGGAGTTGGAGTCTTTCTTACTAGAGAACTTCTTTCATCCTCACTTTCTATGCTCGGAGATTGTGATGGAATGTTGGGGCTTTATGCTGCGACATGCTGAAACACAAATGGCAAACAACATCCTTGGCAAACTAAGCTCATTACTTAAGCTGTTGGCATCCCCAGATTCAGTTTTCTTGCCTCATTCTTCCTTCAGAAAGTTGGCAAGATCCATATGCATGCTTTTAACCTACGGTGCACAATCAATAGTTAACGAAGTGTACATATCTCTTGTCGGTAATGGGAAGTCACAGTTGTCACCAATTATTTGTTTGGCTCTGTTCATGGAAGGTTTTCCACTTGATTTACTGGCAGATGAGTTGAGAAACTCTTCCATTCAAAGAATTAAGTCTGATTATTTAGACTTCATAGACAACTTTGATGAAGCATCAATGGTAGCATACTCCTCTGGTTTGTTTGGTGTTCCAGTTTTTATTCTTTCTGCTTCTTTGCCATCACT CCAAAACAGAGTATCGGATATTGATGCAAGGGCCTTGAAATTTTTGGTTGCAATTTCTTCTTATTACAAAAGCACTGTAGACGAAGTAATTAAGAACCGTTATCTCCAGCTTTTCCGTGAAACTCTAGGGATAATCTCATATTTGGAACGACTGTATACCTCAAATGATATTGAACAAGCCATCATGGAGATTCAAAATATCTTTTTGTCTGAGCCTGGAGCCCATTTGAACAAATGCAAACCACAGTTGGCTCAATTCCTTGCAGGACTTGTACACATGGAAATTTCAGAAAGTGATGATGATGCAAAGAGCTGCGCTGTGTGGGAATTATATCATTTGCTCTTGAAAGAGCAGCACTGGGCACTTATTCACTTGGCAATTACCGCATTTGGATATTTTGCTTCTAAGACTACGTGCAATAAGCTATGGAGATTTGTTCCACAGGATGCAGCACTTTCATATGATATAGCTTCAGGACTAGAATCAAATCAGGAAACATTTATGGTTGAGTTTGGAAAATTTCTTAAAAAGGAAAAAGCTCTTCTTACAGTTGCACCAAACCTTGAACAGCTTGAGCTGCTAGGTAGAGAAGGTCTTGTGTTGAAACAGACGGTCCAAAAGGTTTCAGCCATTTctgaagagaaagagagatgtGATAACATGGAAGTTGATTGCAAGAaccaatcaaataaaaaaaggaaagttCCTGATGGAATTAACAGAGGAGTGGAATTGCTGAAAAGCGGTTTAAAGATTATTGGCGATGGTCTTTCCCAGTGGCAGCTTaatcattttgatactgctgaacaacatataaaatatttgacTCAGTTTTCACAACTTGAAAACGTAATTACTCACTTCGAGGAATTGACAGGGAGCGGCGAGGTATGTTCATCTTCTATGCAGAATGATTCTTGA